In Falco cherrug isolate bFalChe1 chromosome 2, bFalChe1.pri, whole genome shotgun sequence, the following are encoded in one genomic region:
- the RNF169 gene encoding E3 ubiquitin-protein ligase RNF169, producing MDVGKKKMEEQQKKDESLVLKVNQECFPERLSDSENEEPFQGKQTHRSAFVSKTSAYSFAFLSGNLTAKVERSRSCNDTFQERSKSRQRSAPANKTKVPPITSTSTPLVGVLSSTQNNRCLSAPDLTAEKRLVLNPVSSLSALHKPERSISPESNDSISEELNHFKPIVCSPCTPPKRLPDGRVLSPLIIKSTPRNLNRSLQKPTTYEASPRILKKWEQIFQERQIKKTLSKATLTSLASEPGEDVVVSDTTNSSTCTKEQPQVQDDHLPPDTTGEPHPELDFFPSISETKLGKANEKNRDSQPLTTDDTAAEPDARSNVTSLNARVAEVPDLKVNAFMDKSCLSLGPKMLSRRLMGVSASLPDNSTLGIPVKTSGKKQLKCLNNSELINVQNSTCNSVENIIGEQPPSLRRGRKRRCKTKHLEHNGSVKRLRHTAGEVGLPPEDCLVREMEQKLQQEEEDRRLALHLQRIFDSENRTVDRRKVRVDRYLLRSKSTLGAK from the exons ATGgatgtagggaaaaaaaaaatggaagaacagcagaaaaaagatgAATCTTTAGTGCTTAAAGTGAACCAAGAGTGT TTTCCTGAACGGCTCTCGGATTCGGAGAACGAAGAACCATTCCAGGGCAAGCAAACACATCGGTCAGCTTTTGTTTCCAAGACCAGTGCCTactcctttgctttcctttcagg GAACCTAACCGCCAAGGTGGAAAGGAGTCGGAGCTGCAACGACACCTTTCAGGAGAGATCAAAGAGCAGGCAGAGATCAGCCCCAGCCAACAAAACGAAG GTGCCACCCATCACCAGCACGTCGACGCCACTGGTTGGAGTTTTGTCATCCACCCAAAACAACCGCTGCCTCTCTGCCCCAGACCTGACGGCAGAGAAGCGCCTGGTTCTCAACCCCGTTTCGTCCCTCTCTGCCCTGCACAAGCCAGAGCGATCCATCAGCCCCGAGAGCAACGacagcatttcagaagagcTCAACCACTTCAAGCCTATCGTCTGCTCCCCGTGTACTCCTCCGAAGAGGCTTCCTGACGGCAGAGTCCTGAGCCCTCTCATTATCAAGTCGACTCCGAGAAACCTGAACCGGAGCCTGCAGAAGCCAACCACCTACGAGGCCAGTCCtagaatactgaaaaaatggGAGCAGATATTTCAGGAGCGCCAGATCAAAAAGACTCTTTCTAAAGCTACCCTTACGTCCTTGGCTTCAGAGCCCGGGGAAGACGTCGTAGTTTCTGACACGACCAACTCCAGCACTTGCACTAAAGAGCAGCCGCAAGTGCAGGATGATCACCTTCCACCTGACACGACAGGAGAGCCTCACCCCGAGCTGGATTTCTTCCCTTCCATCAGTGAAACgaagctgggaaaagcaaatgagaagaACAGAGATTCACAGCCCTTAACAACAGACGACACCGCTGCTGAACCAGATGCACGATCAAATGTAACCTCCCTAAATGCACGGGTGGCCGAAGTCCCTGACCTAAAAGTGAACGCGTTCATGGACAAATCCTGTCTTAGTCTTGGCCCGAAAATGCTAAGCAGAAGACTTATGGGTGTCAGCGCATCCCTGCCTGACAACAGCACACTAGGAATTCCCGTTAAGACATCagggaaaaagcagctgaaatgccTGAACAACAGCGAATTGATCAACGTACAGAACAGCACCTGCAATTCCGTTGAGAACATCATCGGGGAACAGCCCCCGTCGCTGAGACGGGGCCGGAAGAGACGCTGCAAAACGAAGCACTTAGAGCACAATGGCTCTGTCAAAAGACTGAGGCACACGGCGGGGGAGGTGGGCTTGCCTCCGGAGGATTGCTTGGTGCGGGAGATGGAGCAGAAGCTccagcaagaggaggaggacaggagGCTGGCCCTGCATCTGCAGCGGATTTTTGACAGCGAGAACAGGACAGTGGATAGGCGGAAAGTCAGAGTCGATCGGTATCTGCTGCGGTCGAAGAGCACTCTGGGTGCTAAGTAG